In Streptomyces sp. NBC_01717, one DNA window encodes the following:
- a CDS encoding PspA/IM30 family protein, whose product MTKQTILGRVTQLAKANINALLDQAEDPQKMLDQLIRDYTANISEAEQAVAATIGNLRLMEQDHREDVDAAKEWGDKALAASRKADELRAAGSVAEADKFDNLAKVALGRQLQSEKEAKTAEPTIASQTVVVDKLKSGLEQMKSKLTELKAKRDELVARAKSAQAQNQMMDSVKNINVLDPTSELSRFEDKVRREEARAMGKQELAASSLDAQFEQLDSLGDSAEVEARLAALKTAS is encoded by the coding sequence ATGACCAAGCAGACCATCCTCGGCCGCGTCACCCAGCTGGCGAAAGCCAATATCAACGCTCTGCTGGATCAGGCGGAGGATCCGCAGAAGATGCTGGACCAGCTGATCCGCGACTACACGGCGAACATCTCGGAGGCCGAGCAGGCAGTGGCGGCGACCATCGGCAATCTGCGGCTGATGGAACAGGACCACCGCGAGGATGTCGACGCGGCCAAGGAGTGGGGCGACAAGGCCCTCGCGGCCAGTCGCAAGGCGGACGAGCTGCGGGCCGCCGGATCGGTGGCGGAGGCCGACAAGTTCGACAACCTGGCCAAGGTCGCGCTCGGCCGGCAGCTCCAGTCGGAGAAGGAGGCGAAGACCGCGGAACCGACCATCGCGTCGCAGACGGTGGTGGTGGACAAGCTCAAGTCCGGCCTGGAACAGATGAAGTCGAAGCTGACGGAGCTGAAGGCCAAGCGGGACGAGCTGGTCGCGCGTGCCAAGTCGGCCCAGGCGCAGAATCAGATGATGGACTCCGTCAAGAACATCAATGTTCTCGACCCGACCAGTGAGCTCAGCCGATTCGAGGACAAGGTGCGACGTGAGGAGGCGAGGGCAATGGGCAAGCAGGAGCTCGCCGCATCATCCCTGGACGCCCAGTTCGAGCAGCTGGACAGCTTGGGCGACAGCGCGGAGGTCGAGGCCAGGCTCGCCGCCCTGAAAACGGCCTCATGA
- a CDS encoding SpoIIE family protein phosphatase has product MWQSSPPGSIYDYIRVASFSIGPDGLIEQWSRRAAGLFGIAADEAVGRDPVEAFMPSELRTDGHRRVGEILDGKEWTGLVPFRMPGDNAVHGLAELYVMPSETGSGERAALCIVVDVRALRRIETDLAASQAIFGQSPFGFVLFGTDFTVVRANQRFATVFGGQADDHRGRTVDDYLARPEAERLTATLKRVLETGDSVTDLQLVGTAPGDEESRHWSMNLYRVHSGAGRPVGVAGLATDVTRRHIAAREAANARRNLALLNEASARIGNSLDLETTARELLDVAVPGFCDLASVDLYQGLLTGDEAPPGRWGSLRQEPVGGSAELRRVGFASAVSDAVPDSTATHGDTEPPALGAVHRYPFNSPCAKALRTGRVKNVPGDDRGFVQSTLAVPMVAHDTVVGLVQFSRTKGSEPFGERDRALATELAARAAVCIDNARLYRREHERALILQRSLLPPGDPEAAGLDIACRYLPGNAATEVGGDWFDVIELPGHRTALVVGDVMGRGLRAAVAMGELRTAVRTLALLDLEPAEVLSALDEVARGLGTPGGSTASDGVGGGAQWPSRASHKSRDADLSEVYLATCVYAVYDSVTRRCTFANAGHLPPVVVEPGEPALLLDVPPGMPLGVGGEPFEEVEVELKEGALLALYTDGLVESRDHPLDEGLQALRNALVEPALPLEDVCDHVLSTLDTRHGEDDIALLMARIQGLPADAVGDWRLPREPRSVGRARELARSQLIAWDLDDLVDTTELLVSELVTNALRYGEGEIRLRLLRDRTLVCEVWDAGLVQPRRRRARDTDEGGRGLQLVGLLSAAWGSRRTPRGKTVWFELPLPDGQPAAERTVEQLLSMF; this is encoded by the coding sequence GTGTGGCAGAGCAGCCCGCCTGGCTCGATCTATGACTACATCAGGGTCGCCTCCTTCTCGATCGGCCCCGACGGGCTGATCGAGCAGTGGAGCCGCCGGGCCGCCGGTCTCTTCGGCATTGCCGCAGACGAAGCGGTGGGCAGAGATCCGGTCGAGGCCTTCATGCCCTCCGAGCTGCGCACCGACGGCCATCGCCGGGTCGGCGAGATACTCGACGGCAAGGAGTGGACGGGCCTCGTCCCCTTCCGCATGCCGGGCGACAACGCCGTTCACGGGCTCGCCGAGCTCTATGTGATGCCCAGTGAGACGGGGAGCGGGGAGCGGGCCGCGCTCTGCATCGTCGTCGATGTCCGAGCCCTGCGCCGTATCGAGACGGACCTGGCGGCTTCGCAGGCCATTTTCGGCCAATCTCCCTTCGGTTTCGTGTTGTTCGGCACAGACTTCACGGTCGTACGAGCCAACCAGCGCTTCGCCACCGTCTTCGGCGGCCAGGCCGACGACCACCGCGGCCGCACGGTCGACGACTATCTCGCCCGCCCCGAGGCCGAGCGGCTCACCGCCACCCTCAAGCGGGTCCTGGAGACCGGAGACTCCGTCACCGATCTCCAGCTCGTCGGCACCGCACCAGGTGACGAGGAGAGCCGCCACTGGTCGATGAACCTCTACCGCGTGCACAGCGGAGCAGGCCGGCCCGTCGGCGTCGCCGGTCTGGCCACCGACGTCACCCGTCGCCATATAGCTGCCCGCGAGGCCGCCAACGCCCGCCGGAACCTCGCCCTCCTCAACGAGGCCAGCGCCCGCATCGGCAACTCCCTCGACCTGGAGACCACCGCCCGCGAACTCCTCGACGTGGCCGTACCCGGCTTCTGCGACCTCGCCTCCGTCGACCTCTACCAGGGGCTGCTCACCGGCGACGAGGCACCGCCCGGCAGGTGGGGCTCGCTCCGCCAGGAGCCCGTCGGGGGCTCCGCCGAACTGCGCCGCGTCGGTTTCGCCAGCGCCGTGTCGGACGCCGTTCCGGACAGCACCGCGACCCACGGGGACACCGAACCGCCGGCACTGGGCGCCGTCCATCGCTACCCCTTCAACTCCCCTTGCGCCAAGGCTCTGCGCACCGGCCGGGTCAAGAACGTCCCCGGAGACGACCGCGGCTTCGTCCAGTCCACCCTCGCCGTGCCGATGGTCGCCCATGACACCGTCGTCGGCCTCGTCCAGTTCTCCCGTACGAAGGGCAGCGAACCCTTCGGCGAGCGCGACCGTGCCCTCGCCACCGAACTGGCCGCCCGCGCCGCCGTCTGTATCGACAACGCCCGCCTCTACCGGCGCGAACACGAACGCGCACTCATCCTCCAGCGCAGCCTGCTGCCGCCCGGCGACCCGGAGGCCGCGGGCCTCGACATCGCCTGCCGCTATCTGCCCGGCAACGCGGCGACCGAGGTGGGTGGCGACTGGTTCGACGTGATCGAACTCCCCGGGCATCGCACCGCGCTGGTCGTCGGCGACGTCATGGGGCGCGGGCTGCGGGCCGCCGTCGCCATGGGCGAACTGCGCACCGCCGTGAGGACTCTGGCGCTCCTCGACCTGGAACCCGCCGAAGTGCTCTCCGCGCTCGACGAGGTCGCCCGCGGCCTCGGCACCCCCGGTGGCAGCACGGCCTCCGACGGCGTCGGAGGTGGCGCCCAGTGGCCCTCGAGGGCCTCCCACAAGTCCCGCGACGCCGACCTGTCCGAGGTCTACCTGGCGACATGTGTCTATGCCGTCTACGACTCGGTCACCCGGCGATGCACCTTCGCCAACGCCGGTCACCTCCCCCCTGTTGTGGTCGAGCCGGGCGAACCGGCCCTGCTGCTCGACGTCCCGCCCGGGATGCCGCTGGGCGTCGGCGGCGAACCCTTCGAGGAAGTCGAGGTCGAACTCAAGGAGGGCGCCCTCCTCGCCCTCTACACCGATGGACTCGTCGAATCCCGCGACCATCCGCTCGACGAAGGACTGCAGGCTCTGCGCAATGCCCTCGTCGAACCTGCACTTCCCCTGGAGGACGTCTGTGACCACGTCCTGAGCACCCTCGACACCCGGCACGGCGAGGACGACATCGCCCTGCTGATGGCCCGTATCCAGGGCCTGCCGGCCGACGCAGTCGGCGACTGGCGGCTGCCGCGCGAACCCCGGTCCGTCGGTCGCGCCCGCGAACTGGCCCGCAGCCAACTGATCGCCTGGGACCTCGACGACCTGGTGGACACCACCGAACTCCTCGTCAGCGAGTTGGTGACCAATGCCCTGCGGTACGGCGAGGGCGAGATCCGGCTCAGGCTGCTGCGCGACCGCACGCTCGTGTGCGAGGTATGGGATGCGGGTCTCGTCCAGCCACGGCGTCGCCGGGCGCGTGACACGGACGAGGGCGGGCGAGGGCTGCAGCTGGTGGGGCTGTTGAGCGCGGCCTGGGGTTCGAGGCGGACGCCGCGCGGCAAGACCGTCTGGTTCGAACTGCCGCTGCCCGACGGACAGCCGGCCGCCGAGCGTACGGTCGAGCAGCTGCTGAGCATGTTCTGA
- a CDS encoding ATP-binding protein, whose protein sequence is MIGVIDTEGDCAEWTFPAVPGAVRTARHAVHEALRGWGLDATVGDVTVLLVSELVTNSMRYTSGPIGVRLVRPQPDGEGPDARPGLLVEVSDPLPDPPTERAAGPDDEGGRGLQLVARSARRWGTRRGKSGKTVWFELALPG, encoded by the coding sequence GTGATCGGCGTGATCGATACCGAAGGCGACTGCGCCGAGTGGACCTTTCCGGCCGTGCCGGGGGCTGTGCGCACTGCTCGGCATGCGGTCCACGAGGCGCTGCGCGGCTGGGGGCTCGATGCGACGGTCGGTGATGTGACCGTTCTGCTGGTCAGTGAGCTGGTGACCAATTCCATGCGCTACACCTCAGGCCCCATCGGCGTGCGACTCGTGCGTCCCCAACCCGACGGCGAAGGTCCGGACGCCCGCCCCGGACTGCTTGTGGAAGTCTCCGATCCGCTTCCGGATCCGCCCACCGAACGTGCTGCCGGACCCGATGACGAAGGGGGCCGAGGGCTGCAGCTCGTGGCCCGCTCTGCTCGCCGCTGGGGGACGCGGCGCGGAAAGAGTGGCAAGACGGTGTGGTTCGAGCTGGCCCTCCCTGGTTAG
- a CDS encoding (deoxy)nucleoside triphosphate pyrophosphohydrolase, with translation MNDRVVVAGAVYDQGRMLAARRSAPPELAGRWELPGGKLEPGETGEQALVRELREELGVETEPLERIPGEWPLAPGYVLRVWTARLVSGVPAPLQDHDELRWLGPGESDAVDWLDQDRPAVAEAMRRLPTGTDATGTVAPGATPERDAPTGPLSDGARH, from the coding sequence ATGAACGATCGCGTGGTGGTGGCCGGAGCCGTCTACGACCAGGGGCGCATGCTGGCCGCGCGCCGCAGCGCCCCGCCCGAGCTGGCGGGCCGCTGGGAGCTGCCCGGCGGGAAGCTGGAGCCCGGGGAGACCGGCGAGCAGGCGCTCGTGCGTGAACTCCGCGAGGAACTCGGTGTGGAGACGGAGCCGCTGGAGCGCATCCCCGGCGAGTGGCCGCTGGCGCCCGGATATGTGCTCCGGGTGTGGACGGCGCGGCTGGTGTCCGGTGTGCCCGCCCCGCTCCAGGACCATGACGAACTGAGATGGCTCGGACCGGGCGAGAGTGACGCCGTCGACTGGCTGGACCAGGACCGGCCCGCCGTAGCCGAGGCCATGCGCCGCCTGCCGACCGGAACAGACGCGACCGGAACAGTCGCGCCCGGAGCCACTCCTGAGCGGGACGCCCCGACCGGGCCCTTGTCGGACGGCGCGCGCCACTGA
- a CDS encoding SPOR domain-containing protein encodes MSDGGAVLPWLVIRQDDNGNRYRVGRYATQAEAQKIAEKLDSRGHKQLYWVERLGQSARP; translated from the coding sequence ATGAGCGACGGCGGGGCCGTGCTCCCTTGGCTGGTGATAAGGCAGGACGACAACGGCAACAGGTACCGCGTCGGCAGATATGCCACGCAGGCCGAGGCACAGAAGATCGCCGAGAAACTCGACAGTCGTGGCCACAAGCAGCTCTATTGGGTCGAACGGCTGGGGCAGAGCGCCCGCCCCTGA
- a CDS encoding purine-cytosine permease family protein, which translates to MTDTVGPTTTTEAPEAMPIGVPEATETGTAEPPPPRRSYAKLAADESREDYSLRYAPHSFRRWSPSMVAGTALGGIAYLADFAIGASIVFTYGFTSGFASILTAATIIFLTGIPIARACAKYGLDMDLVTRGAGFGYFGSTLTSLIYASFTFIFFALEGSIMAQAMHQAVGLPVEVGYLLTTLIVIPIVFRGMGALAKVQAWTQPIWIVGMVLPFVVLAFEAPDAWGAFGSFGGTEGAGSGFSWIGFGLGTGVALSLIAQIGEQADYLRFMPAKTEANKRRWNLAVLAAGPGWVIIGAAKQLGGALLAFVALEAVGKTHALEPIAPQIEALKPWLGSFALPAAALFVIVSQIKINVTNAYSGSLSWSNFFSRITHKHPGRVWYIFLNLAIALTLMEMNMFAALNKLLGFYSNVGIAWIAAVAADLVINKRIGLSPRYIEFKRAYLYAVNPAGFGAMVIASTVSILAFFGLFGVYAEAFSTFIAAGLSLTLCPLIAWATKGKYYLARPNPVNGPEVEIEDITATHTCSVCDTAYELPDIADCPVRSGPICSLCCSLDAECGDVCRKEPAAGPVLMPMPTIRTAAAEA; encoded by the coding sequence ATGACGGACACTGTCGGCCCCACGACGACGACCGAGGCCCCGGAGGCGATGCCCATCGGGGTCCCGGAAGCAACGGAGACCGGGACCGCCGAACCGCCACCCCCCAGGCGCAGTTACGCAAAGCTCGCCGCCGACGAAAGCCGCGAGGACTACTCACTTCGCTACGCGCCGCACTCCTTCCGGCGCTGGTCGCCCTCGATGGTCGCGGGCACTGCACTCGGCGGCATCGCCTATCTCGCCGACTTCGCGATCGGCGCCTCGATCGTCTTCACCTACGGCTTCACCAGCGGTTTCGCCTCGATCCTGACCGCCGCGACGATCATCTTCCTCACCGGCATACCGATCGCCCGGGCCTGTGCGAAGTACGGCCTGGACATGGATCTGGTCACCCGAGGCGCCGGCTTCGGCTACTTCGGCTCGACGCTGACCTCGCTGATCTACGCGTCCTTCACTTTCATCTTCTTCGCCCTCGAAGGCTCGATCATGGCGCAGGCCATGCATCAGGCCGTCGGGCTGCCGGTCGAGGTCGGCTATCTGCTGACCACGTTGATCGTCATCCCCATCGTCTTCCGTGGCATGGGGGCGCTCGCCAAGGTGCAGGCGTGGACCCAGCCGATCTGGATCGTCGGTATGGTCCTGCCGTTCGTCGTGCTCGCCTTCGAAGCCCCCGACGCCTGGGGCGCGTTCGGCTCCTTCGGCGGCACGGAGGGTGCGGGATCCGGCTTCTCCTGGATCGGTTTCGGGCTCGGTACGGGCGTCGCACTCTCGCTCATCGCCCAGATCGGCGAGCAGGCCGACTATCTGCGTTTCATGCCCGCGAAGACCGAGGCCAACAAACGGCGCTGGAATCTCGCGGTGCTCGCCGCCGGGCCCGGCTGGGTCATCATCGGGGCGGCGAAGCAGCTCGGCGGCGCGCTGCTGGCGTTCGTGGCCCTGGAGGCTGTCGGAAAGACGCATGCACTGGAACCGATCGCACCGCAGATCGAGGCGCTGAAGCCGTGGCTCGGCTCGTTCGCCCTTCCGGCTGCCGCTCTGTTCGTGATCGTCTCGCAGATCAAGATCAATGTGACCAACGCCTACAGCGGCTCGCTGTCCTGGTCGAACTTCTTCTCGCGGATCACCCACAAACACCCGGGCCGGGTCTGGTACATCTTCCTCAACCTCGCCATCGCGCTGACGCTGATGGAGATGAACATGTTCGCCGCCCTCAACAAACTGCTGGGCTTCTACTCGAACGTGGGCATCGCCTGGATCGCGGCCGTCGCCGCCGATCTGGTCATCAACAAGCGGATCGGGCTCAGCCCGCGGTACATCGAGTTCAAACGCGCTTATCTGTACGCGGTGAATCCGGCAGGATTCGGCGCGATGGTGATCGCCTCAACCGTCTCGATCCTGGCCTTCTTCGGGCTGTTCGGTGTCTATGCGGAGGCTTTCTCGACCTTCATCGCGGCCGGACTCTCCCTGACTCTCTGCCCGTTGATCGCCTGGGCGACGAAGGGGAAGTACTACCTGGCCCGCCCCAACCCGGTGAACGGCCCGGAAGTCGAGATCGAGGACATCACGGCCACCCACACCTGCTCGGTCTGCGACACCGCCTACGAACTCCCGGACATCGCCGACTGTCCGGTCCGGTCGGGTCCCATCTGCTCGCTGTGCTGCTCGCTGGACGCGGAATGCGGGGACGTCTGCCGCAAGGAACCGGCGGCCGGTCCGGTCCTCATGCCGATGCCGACGATCCGGACGGCAGCGGCGGAGGCGTAA
- a CDS encoding GntR family transcriptional regulator: MTFGEQPAYLRVASDLREKIVNGSLPPHTRLPSQARIREEYGVSDTVALEARKVLMAEGLVEGRSGSGTYVRARPVPRRIARSGYRPDAGASPFRQEQTAEGVRGTWESRSEQEEASPEIAERLGVEQGDRVMRTRYIFREAGEPMMLSTSWEPLAITGRTPVMLPEEGPLGGCGVVERMAAIDVVVDNVVEQVGARPGLAEELLALGGVPGHVVMVIGRTYYASGRPVETADVVVPADRFRISYHLPVR, from the coding sequence GTGACATTCGGTGAGCAGCCCGCCTATCTGCGCGTTGCGAGCGATCTGCGAGAGAAGATCGTCAACGGTTCGCTGCCGCCGCACACGCGCCTGCCGTCGCAGGCCCGTATCCGCGAGGAGTACGGCGTCTCGGACACCGTCGCGCTGGAGGCACGCAAGGTGCTGATGGCGGAAGGGCTGGTCGAGGGACGCTCCGGCTCCGGTACGTACGTGCGCGCACGCCCGGTCCCGCGTCGTATCGCCCGCTCCGGCTACCGGCCGGACGCCGGAGCCAGTCCGTTCCGCCAGGAGCAGACGGCGGAAGGGGTGCGAGGGACGTGGGAGTCCCGCAGTGAACAGGAGGAGGCGAGCCCGGAGATCGCCGAGCGCCTCGGTGTCGAGCAGGGGGACCGGGTGATGCGTACGAGATACATCTTCCGGGAAGCGGGGGAGCCGATGATGCTCTCCACCTCCTGGGAACCCCTGGCGATCACGGGACGCACGCCGGTGATGCTGCCGGAGGAAGGCCCGCTGGGCGGCTGCGGGGTGGTCGAGCGGATGGCCGCGATCGATGTCGTCGTGGACAACGTGGTGGAGCAGGTCGGCGCGCGCCCGGGGCTGGCGGAGGAGCTCCTGGCGCTCGGTGGCGTGCCGGGCCATGTGGTGATGGTGATCGGGCGTACGTACTACGCGTCGGGGCGGCCGGTCGAGACGGCTGACGTGGTGGTTCCCGCCGACCGCTTCCGGATCTCCTATCACCTTCCCGTCAGGTGA
- a CDS encoding glycoside hydrolase family 18 protein: MRRRTLSRLAIAACALSLVAGIAPAASASGGSASHAHASGSAAYKRVGYFTQWGIYGRDFQVKDLDTSGAAAKLTHINYAFGNVSADGKCFTGNVPGEADAWADYARPLDAAGSVDGVADTDTQPLAGNFNQLRELKAKHPGLKVMISLGGWSWSTHFSDAARTAASRKAFVSSCIDLYFKGNLPVDGARGGEGAAAGLFDGVDIDWEWPGSAGDTDTVYRPEDKRNFTALVHEFRTQLDAYAKSTAKEGKGRGHNSRPKHYELSAFVPTAPAKIDAGFDVRRIMRDFDFVNLQGYDFHVSGEATTAQQSALYAKDDFSVDQTVRDWIKRGAPARKLVMGMPFYGQGWTGVTGGGDGLGRPAAAPAPATWAAGYEDYKALKKLAESGTYKIHRDVRNGHAWLFDGTTLWTYDDPQVLRTKTSYIRQHGLGGAMFWSLDGDTDDGELMTAVDQGLGRR, translated from the coding sequence ATGCGTCGAAGAACCCTGTCCAGACTGGCCATTGCCGCCTGCGCCCTCTCACTGGTGGCCGGGATCGCACCCGCCGCCTCCGCCTCCGGAGGCTCCGCCTCCCACGCCCACGCCTCCGGTTCCGCCGCCTACAAGCGTGTCGGCTACTTCACCCAATGGGGCATCTACGGACGCGACTTCCAGGTCAAGGACCTTGACACGAGCGGCGCCGCGGCCAAGCTCACCCACATCAACTACGCCTTCGGCAACGTCAGCGCCGACGGCAAGTGCTTCACCGGCAATGTGCCGGGAGAGGCCGACGCCTGGGCGGACTACGCCCGCCCGCTGGACGCCGCGGGGTCGGTGGACGGCGTCGCGGACACCGACACCCAGCCTCTCGCGGGCAACTTCAATCAGTTGCGCGAGCTGAAGGCCAAGCACCCCGGCCTCAAGGTGATGATCTCCCTGGGTGGCTGGAGCTGGTCCACCCACTTCTCGGACGCGGCCCGCACCGCCGCCTCCCGCAAGGCGTTCGTCTCCTCCTGCATCGACCTGTACTTCAAGGGAAATCTGCCGGTGGACGGGGCGCGCGGCGGCGAGGGCGCGGCGGCCGGCCTCTTCGACGGCGTGGACATCGACTGGGAGTGGCCCGGTTCCGCCGGTGACACGGACACGGTCTACCGTCCCGAGGACAAGCGGAACTTCACCGCTCTGGTGCACGAGTTCCGCACCCAGCTCGACGCGTACGCGAAGAGCACCGCCAAGGAGGGCAAGGGGCGCGGGCACAACAGCAGGCCCAAGCACTACGAGCTGTCGGCGTTCGTCCCCACCGCTCCGGCCAAGATCGACGCAGGCTTCGACGTCCGCCGCATCATGCGGGACTTCGACTTCGTGAACCTGCAGGGTTACGACTTCCATGTGTCCGGCGAGGCGACCACGGCGCAGCAGTCCGCGCTGTACGCGAAGGACGACTTCAGCGTCGACCAGACCGTGCGCGATTGGATCAAGCGCGGCGCACCCGCCCGCAAGCTGGTCATGGGCATGCCGTTCTACGGTCAGGGCTGGACCGGCGTGACGGGCGGCGGCGATGGTCTCGGCCGACCCGCCGCGGCCCCCGCGCCCGCCACCTGGGCTGCGGGCTACGAGGACTACAAGGCCCTCAAGAAGCTGGCCGAATCCGGTACGTACAAGATCCATCGGGATGTCAGGAACGGCCACGCCTGGCTGTTCGACGGCACGACCCTGTGGACGTACGACGACCCGCAGGTGCTGCGCACCAAGACGTCGTACATCCGTCAGCACGGTCTGGGCGGCGCGATGTTCTGGTCGCTGGACGGGGACACGGACGACGGCGAGCTGATGACCGCCGTCGACCAGGGCCTCGGTCGGCGCTAG
- a CDS encoding S8 family peptidase: MSVMRHTPHARRRFAAASVIAGAALVLSTAATFPATAAGTAAEGRIENAGAPGTISGSYIVTLDESAAEAGSAQGKALAEEYGAKIKKTYHAALNGYAVELSAAQAKKFAADPAVKSVVQNRTFRVSGTQPSPPSWGLDRIDQKSLPLNGSYTYPDKAGEGVTAYIIDTGVRITHSDFGGRASYGYDAIDNDNTAQDGYGHGTHVAGTVAGSAYGVAKKAKIVAVRVLDNSGSGTTAQVVAGIDWVTAHAVKPAVANMSLGGGADSVLDAAVRNSIASGITYAVAAGNESTNASTKSPARVTEAITVGSTTSTDARSSFSNYGSVLDIFAPGSSITSAWNTSDSATSTISGTSMATPHVAGAAALYLADHPSDTPAQVSAGLVAAAATGVVTSPGTGSPNRLLNVGTGTTTPPGPKFENTTSYTISDNSTVESPVTVTGVTGNAPAALSVPVDITHTYIGDLRIDLVAPDGSVYNLKAYGTGGSSDNVITTYTVNASSEVANGTWKLRVSDNAAADTGRINSWALQF, translated from the coding sequence ATGTCAGTGATGCGTCACACCCCCCACGCGCGTCGAAGATTTGCCGCAGCGAGCGTCATAGCCGGCGCCGCTCTCGTCCTCTCCACCGCTGCGACGTTCCCCGCCACCGCGGCCGGGACGGCGGCAGAAGGCCGGATCGAGAACGCCGGCGCCCCGGGCACCATCAGTGGCAGCTACATCGTCACACTCGACGAATCGGCGGCCGAAGCGGGCTCCGCGCAGGGCAAGGCGCTGGCCGAGGAGTACGGCGCCAAGATCAAGAAGACCTACCATGCTGCGCTCAACGGCTACGCGGTCGAGCTCTCCGCCGCCCAGGCGAAGAAGTTCGCCGCGGACCCGGCGGTCAAGTCGGTCGTGCAGAACCGGACCTTCAGGGTCTCCGGCACCCAGCCGTCGCCGCCCTCGTGGGGACTGGACCGGATCGACCAGAAGAGCCTGCCGCTGAACGGGAGTTACACCTACCCCGACAAGGCCGGCGAGGGCGTCACCGCGTACATCATCGACACCGGTGTCCGGATCACCCACAGCGACTTCGGCGGCCGGGCCTCGTACGGCTACGACGCCATCGACAACGACAACACCGCACAGGACGGTTACGGCCACGGCACCCATGTGGCGGGCACCGTGGCAGGTTCCGCGTACGGCGTCGCCAAGAAGGCGAAGATCGTCGCCGTCCGGGTCCTCGACAACAGCGGCTCCGGCACGACCGCCCAGGTCGTCGCGGGCATCGACTGGGTGACGGCGCACGCCGTCAAACCCGCCGTCGCCAACATGAGCCTCGGCGGCGGGGCGGACTCCGTGCTCGACGCCGCCGTGCGCAACTCCATCGCGTCCGGCATCACCTACGCCGTGGCCGCGGGCAACGAGTCGACCAACGCCTCCACGAAGTCACCGGCACGCGTCACCGAGGCCATCACCGTCGGCTCCACGACCAGCACCGACGCCCGCTCCAGCTTCTCCAACTACGGCAGCGTGCTGGACATCTTCGCCCCGGGCTCGTCGATCACCTCGGCCTGGAACACCAGCGACAGCGCCACCAGCACGATCTCCGGTACCTCGATGGCGACCCCGCACGTAGCGGGCGCCGCGGCCCTCTATCTGGCCGACCACCCGAGCGACACCCCCGCGCAGGTCTCCGCCGGACTGGTCGCCGCGGCCGCCACCGGAGTCGTGACCAGCCCTGGCACGGGTTCACCGAACCGGCTGCTGAACGTCGGCACCGGCACCACGACTCCGCCGGGACCGAAGTTCGAGAACACGACGAGTTACACCATCAGCGACAACTCCACCGTCGAGTCGCCGGTCACCGTCACCGGTGTCACCGGCAACGCGCCGGCGGCGCTGAGCGTGCCCGTCGACATCACGCACACCTACATCGGCGACCTGAGGATCGACCTGGTGGCCCCCGACGGTTCGGTCTACAACCTGAAGGCGTACGGAACGGGCGGCAGCAGCGACAACGTGATCACCACCTACACGGTGAACGCCTCGTCGGAGGTGGCGAACGGCACCTGGAAGCTACGGGTCAGCGACAACGCGGCGGCCGACACCGGGAGGATCAACTCCTGGGCGCTGCAGTTCTGA